From one Parambassis ranga chromosome 5, fParRan2.1, whole genome shotgun sequence genomic stretch:
- the lrrc38b gene encoding leucine-rich repeat-containing protein 38 isoform X2, producing the protein MEGCNDVILCLSCLNHSFFPLTMLPCVCWLQLILILLSCVLRTRGQNCPATCLCPDPHTVDCSGRGLTRLPDEIPLDVRRLLLADNWIPRIPSDFLVLYSDLVYLDLRNNSLSHIEPGTLSTSSRLVFLDLGSNNLTEIPKGTFGESRSLIKLRLGNNPYLSMVNEDAFLGLTSLRELELERNALSTLKVGALSQLPSLRVVRLEGNPWVCNCNFANLFTWLMENSHKLPNGVEGMECSLPMDGRRVSLTQLSKDSFRECQATLTLTDLLIIIFSGISVSVVAIMTSFFLASTVHCFQRWSKGTKGDEEESEE; encoded by the exons ATGGAGGGATGCAATGATGTTATTCTCTGCTTGTCATGCTTGAATCACAGCTTCTT CCCCTTGACCATGTTGCCATGTGTCTGCTGGCTTCAACTTATCCTCATCTTGCTGTCCTGTGTCTTACGGACCCGGGGGCAAAACTGCCCAGCAACCTGCCTGTGCCCAGATCCTCACACTGTGGACTGCAGCGGCCGTGGGCTCACCCGTCTACCCGATGAGATCCCCTTGGATGTTCGCAGGCTTTTGCTGGCTGACAACTGGATACCCCGCATCCCCTCGGACTTCCTGGTTCTGTACAGTGACTTGGTCTACTTGGATCTGCGGAACAACTCTCTCTCCCACATAGAACCAGGGACCCTCAGCACCTCTTCTAGGCTGGTCTTCCTGGACCTGGGCAGCAACAATCTGACTGAAATCCCTAAGGGGACTTTTGGGGAGTCCCGGAGCTTGATAAAACTGCGACTGGGAAACAACCCATACCTGAGCATGGTAAACGAGGATGCCTTTCTGGGCCTCACCTCTCTGAGAGAACTCGAACTGGAGCGTAATGCCCTCTCTACCCTAAAGGTGGGGGCACTGAGTCAGTTGCCCTCCCTGCGGGTGGTGAGACTAGAGGGCAACCCCTGGGTGTGCAACTGCAATTTTGCCAACCTGTTCACATGGCTGATGGAGAACAGTCACAAGCTTCCAAATG GAGTGGAAGGCATGGAGTGCTCCCTACCCATGGACGGTCGACGAGTGTCTCTGACCCAGCTCTCAAAGGACAGCTTCCGTGAGTGCCAGGCCACCCTGACTTTAACAGACCTGCTTATCATCATTTTTTCTGGCATCTCGGTGTCGGTGGTGGCTATCATGACTAGCTTCTTCCTGGCTTCAACTGTTCACTGCTTCCAGCGTTGGAGTAAAGGCACCAAGGGAGACGAGGAGGAGAGTGAAGAGTGA
- the lrrc38b gene encoding leucine-rich repeat-containing protein 38 isoform X1, protein MLPCVCWLQLILILLSCVLRTRGQNCPATCLCPDPHTVDCSGRGLTRLPDEIPLDVRRLLLADNWIPRIPSDFLVLYSDLVYLDLRNNSLSHIEPGTLSTSSRLVFLDLGSNNLTEIPKGTFGESRSLIKLRLGNNPYLSMVNEDAFLGLTSLRELELERNALSTLKVGALSQLPSLRVVRLEGNPWVCNCNFANLFTWLMENSHKLPNGVEGMECSLPMDGRRVSLTQLSKDSFRECQATLTLTDLLIIIFSGISVSVVAIMTSFFLASTVHCFQRWSKGTKGDEEESEE, encoded by the exons ATGTTGCCATGTGTCTGCTGGCTTCAACTTATCCTCATCTTGCTGTCCTGTGTCTTACGGACCCGGGGGCAAAACTGCCCAGCAACCTGCCTGTGCCCAGATCCTCACACTGTGGACTGCAGCGGCCGTGGGCTCACCCGTCTACCCGATGAGATCCCCTTGGATGTTCGCAGGCTTTTGCTGGCTGACAACTGGATACCCCGCATCCCCTCGGACTTCCTGGTTCTGTACAGTGACTTGGTCTACTTGGATCTGCGGAACAACTCTCTCTCCCACATAGAACCAGGGACCCTCAGCACCTCTTCTAGGCTGGTCTTCCTGGACCTGGGCAGCAACAATCTGACTGAAATCCCTAAGGGGACTTTTGGGGAGTCCCGGAGCTTGATAAAACTGCGACTGGGAAACAACCCATACCTGAGCATGGTAAACGAGGATGCCTTTCTGGGCCTCACCTCTCTGAGAGAACTCGAACTGGAGCGTAATGCCCTCTCTACCCTAAAGGTGGGGGCACTGAGTCAGTTGCCCTCCCTGCGGGTGGTGAGACTAGAGGGCAACCCCTGGGTGTGCAACTGCAATTTTGCCAACCTGTTCACATGGCTGATGGAGAACAGTCACAAGCTTCCAAATG GAGTGGAAGGCATGGAGTGCTCCCTACCCATGGACGGTCGACGAGTGTCTCTGACCCAGCTCTCAAAGGACAGCTTCCGTGAGTGCCAGGCCACCCTGACTTTAACAGACCTGCTTATCATCATTTTTTCTGGCATCTCGGTGTCGGTGGTGGCTATCATGACTAGCTTCTTCCTGGCTTCAACTGTTCACTGCTTCCAGCGTTGGAGTAAAGGCACCAAGGGAGACGAGGAGGAGAGTGAAGAGTGA